The Kitasatospora albolonga nucleotide sequence GCGTCGGGGTCGTGCATATCGGCATCGACGTACGCCGTGGCGCCCTCGGGCGAGCTCTGGAGCAGGGCACGCGCGTGGGCGAGCACGATGGGGTCGTTGTCCACGTAGACGACGTGCGACTCCGGGGCCACCTCCTGGACGACCTCGTGCAGGTTGGGAGAGGTCGGCAGCCCCGTACCCACGTCGAGGAACTGCCGGATGCCGCACTCCTCGGCGAGGAAACGGCCGGCCCGGTGCATGAAGCGGCGGTTCTCGATCATATGGACGGGCAGCGCGGGCCAGTGGCGGCACATCGCGTCACCCGCCTCGGCATCCACGGGGTAGTGGTCCTTCCCGCCCAGGATGTAGTCGTACACCCGGGCGGAGTGGGCCCGGGTGGTGGCGAGTCCGCTCTGCCGCTCATGGGGGGTGCCCATGCTGGCCCCTTTCGTCCGAGGACGGATGGTCCAACGTTAGGGAGACGCCGTTCCGGGCGCAAACGGGAAGGTCATCACGGGCTCCGCCGCCCGTCCGGCCGGGCCTGGAGGGCGATGACCGCGATGTCGTCGCGGCGGTGCTGGACGGACGGCAGAAGGGCGCGGATCAGGCTCGGCAGCGCCAGACCGCGGCCGACCAGCGCGTCGGTGCGTTCGCGCAGCCGACGGAGGTTGTCCTCGATGTCGGTGTCCGGTGTCTCCACGAGCCCGTCGGTGTAGAGCACCAGGGTGTCGCCCTCCCGCAGGGCCGCGTGGAGGTTGGTGCGGGTGAAGCCGTCGGTGACGCAGAGCGGCGGGTCCGGGGCCGTGCGGCCGTACACGTACCGGGACGGCGCGTCGCGGGGGATCAGCAGCGGCGGCGGGTGACCGGCGTTGGACAGGGAGATGTGCCAGCCCCCGCCCGTCAGCCGGCGCAGGACCGCGTGCACCACCGTGACCATCGACGGTCCGTCCAGCGCCTGCACGATGCGGTCGAGCCGGCTCAGGGTGACCGCCGGGCTGGCGGCGGGGCCGCTGTCGTAGGCGAGTCCGCGCAGCAGGCTGTTGACGCGGCCCATCGCGGTGGCCGCGTCCAGGTCGTGGCCCGCGATGTCGCCGATGGACAGGGCGAGCGCGTCGGCCGAGAGCCGGACGGCGTCGTACCAGTCCCCGCCGACCTCCGCCGCGGAGTCCGCCGGATGGTAGAGCGCCGAGACGGTGAGACCGTCGACCGACGGCGGGGCCGCCAGGAACGACTGCTGGAGCGCCAGGGCCGTGCCACGGATGCT carries:
- a CDS encoding methyltransferase; translation: MGTPHERQSGLATTRAHSARVYDYILGGKDHYPVDAEAGDAMCRHWPALPVHMIENRRFMHRAGRFLAEECGIRQFLDVGTGLPTSPNLHEVVQEVAPESHVVYVDNDPIVLAHARALLQSSPEGATAYVDADMHDPDAILGSQEFQELIDLDRPVGLMVIGIMHFILPPDDHRLVRRLLDPLPSGSYLAMTIGTADFAPEEVNRVAQEYREQGMPFVLRELPAATSFFDGLELQEPGVTQVHTWRPGPEQSGIDGRDIAMYGAVARKP